The Bacteroidales bacterium nucleotide sequence ATGCTTGAACTGGAGCTTGACTTCAGCGAAGAAGATGTTGAATTTGCAAACAGGGATGAATTAAAAAATTTATTATTGGATATCCTATCACATATTTCAAATCTTCTGGAATCATATAAATTCGGGAATATAATTAAAACAGGGATTCCTGTAACTATTGTCGGGAAACCCAATGTAGGGAAATCTACTTTGTTGAATATTTTATTGGACGAGGATAAAGCTATTGTTACTGATATCCCGGGCACAACAAGAGATGCCATTGAAGATGTAATGGTTATCCAGGGAATTGCTTTCCGGTTTATTGATACAGCAGGTCTTCGCGAAGCTACGGATATGATTGAAAATATGGGAATAGAAAAAACTTATGAAAAAATAGAAAAAGCTTCCATAGTTTTATACATGTTCGACATCAATGAATCTTCCGTTGAAGAAATAAAAACAACCATAACTGATTTTAACAAAAAGTATATAAATCAGAACAAAAAGCTTATTGTTGTTGCCAATAAAACCGACATATTGATTGAATCCCCAAAGGGTTTTAAAGATTTAATGGATCTCGAACCTATATTTATCAGCGCAAAACGTGGCGAAAACATTAATATCCTTGTTGAAAAGCTTACCAAATATGCCTCGGAAGAATTGAACAACAATGAAGGTAATATAATTACCAACTCCCGTCATTACGAATCGTTGCATAAAGCTCATGAATCCATTTCCCGGTCGCAAAATGCTTTGACCAATAATAGCTCTACTGAATTTATTGCATCTGATATCCGTACCGCTCTTCACTATCTTGCTGAAATTACCGGTGAAGTTACCACTGAAGAAATTCTTGGAAATATATTCAGTAAATTTTGTATCGGAAAGTAATGCAATGAAATCTTTATTTTATTTTCAAATGCAGTTGTCCTGCCTTTTCAGAAATAATTTTCGTATACCTTTGCTGAATTGCCTTTGTTAAAAAGCTTTTCTTCACAAAGTCTATTATAGAAGGAAGTGATGCTTCCATTTTTGCTACAATGTTCATTTGTGCTTTCTCCGGAATTCCATTACTGCTCATAGCTTTCATAAAATCACTCAATTCTATTTTTTTCTTTCTACCATTAAGAGCCAAGCCCAATTCCTCTTTATCAGAAGGCATCACCAGTGCAGTAGAAACCATATCATAAGCCGGTGTGAGTACATACCCGGTCTCCGGCAGATTTATCAATGAAAAATTTTTCAGGTGCATGTCTGTATTCCCGGTAAGGAAAGAAAATAATACCTGCTCATAAAAATTCACCAGATCAAGACCGGGATTAGACGAAAATTTCATTAATGCCTTCCCTATCTGTTCATAAGACCCCTGGTACTTGTGTTCAGTAAGGCGCTCTGTAAGCTGACACATATCCTCCATATGAATCTTTTTCTTGTCAGTTCTATCAATTCTTTTGGTTATATATGCAAGCTTTCCTGATTTCATCTGAACAAGAGAATGAGGAACTGTTGCTATTCCAGCTATTTCAGCAAGGTGCATTGTTAAATCTTCAACTTCCGGTAAATTCGGATAAGTTTCTGTTTGTGGTTTCAAAATATATTTTCCATGCAAACCAACTATTGTAAGCCTCATAGGAGCACCTTTACTTTCGCCTTTCAAAAGATCCAGGGAAAGTTTTGGCTGCGCCCCGGTAACAGCAGACTGGCTTCTTACAACCTGTATGCCTAATTCCATTAATTCCTTTTCTGTATAAGGTAACTCAGGAGGTTCAGGTTTTCCGAATATTTTTTTACAGCAAGCAGAATGAAACATTTCATTGTTTTCATCAAGCTCATTGTAGCAGAATAAACATTTGTTCGTTTTCATCATCAGCTATTTTTTTCAACGACTTTAACTGCACCAATACAATCGTGGCAACATACCAACAATAAGCCCATCCGATCACGTTGATTTAATTTCCAGTTTTTCTGAGCTATATCAAGAAGCCATCCTTCTGGTATCAAACCATCAAAAAAAGGAAACAGCACTTTACTTTCAAATGGTTTGCTGCTCTTGGGCAATGTAAGACTTACAGACTGCGTTTCAAGGTCTTTCAGATATGCTTCATAGTATGTAAAGACATATCCGTTTTCATTTTCCAGCAGCTCTCCTGCCGGAATATCATGCATAAATATTTCAGCTTTTCTCATCGATTAGTTTTTTTCTGTTAACAGGAACAGGACCCAGTTCCATACCAAACAATAGTAGCACCTGGTTTACCTTATCCATACGGAGCGAAGTTTTGCCATGCTCCATTTCCCTGATAAACCGCAACCCCACTCCTGCCTTGTCTGCAAGCTGTGGCTGAGTTATCTTTAATTGTTTCCGCTTACTTTTTATTAATGCAGATATGGTTTGATTTGATGTCATTTTATACCCTTTTGGGTACAAATATACAACATTTTTCAAATATTACACCCCATCGGGTATATTTTTTATAAAAATAATTTATATATACCCTTTCGGGTATACTTTAATAATGATAGAAAAATGATTTGATGACTGATTTTTTTCATCAACATAATTTGCTATTGAATCGTTTTCACAAGAAAAACCACATCCCTAAAACCCCAATACGGATAAGGGTTTAAACAACCTTCCCTTTTTCCTTTTTATACAAACTTTATTTCAAATTAATATTTACATAATCACTTTTCATAATTGACAAACATATTTTTGTTTACACAAATCAATCATCATAAATTTTAATACTTAAATATTATTATAAACGAAAAATATTAAAACTATGAACAGAATTTCTAACTCAGGAAAAACAAATCGTAGCAGCAGTTTTTTTGTAACTTTTTGTTCTAAAAAGGTTCATCCTTTTTTAATATTGATAACATCAATATTTTTTATAAATCCAGGCTTGCAAGTTTCAGCACTTACTCCTGATAATAATCGAGCGGATGTAAAATTTTTGGAAGGTATCTCCAGTGAAAAACCTTCCAATTTTTTTATAAATAATAACGGAGGATGCATTGCTCTGGCATCAAGTAATTCGCCTGTTTGTGTTGGAAGTACATTGAACTTATACGAAAGTGGAGGATATGCCACATCATGGAGTTGGACAGGACCTAATGGTTTTACATCAAATTTACAGAACCCTGTTATACTAAATGCAACCACCGCAAACAGCGGTATTTACACGGTTGTAATAAGCAATGGGGAGTGTTCTAGTAGTTCCAATGTCATAGTAAGCGCTGAGCCAATTGTTGTTACAGATTGCCCGAATGATATAGTTGTCTGCGCTGATTCCATAAAAAATAATGTTTTCGGAGCATATGTAGATTGGCAAAGCCCGGATTTCGATCTAAATTGCCTTGCTGATTTACCCGGTGGACTCCATAATTTCATTATGCTTTTTGACTTACCAGAAGTAAAGTGGGAATGCTGGGAATTTAACCAGGTACAACGAGTAGGTATTAATAATGGATTTGTCAATTTATGGCAATCAACAGGTTCTGGAGATCCTTCAATTTTATCACCAACTGTATATATTGAACCGTCTCTGGATGTCATAATGGATGTATATTGCGAAACCGGGAGAAATTTTACATGGAAGTTATATTTAGATAATGATTCAACAGAAATATTCATAGGAAGTGTTAATATCAATACACCGGGACTTGATACTTACACCATAAACATTCCGGCTACTATTGAAAAAGGTCTTTACCGGTTAAAATTTGTTTTTAGTGGTAACGGCAATAATAAATGTTATGTAGATAATATTTATTTTGATGCAATCCTAATGGATCTGGGTAATTGCATTGGTGGTATCAATTTTAATATAACCGGACCAATCCCCGGGTTTTTCCCTGTAGGAGATTCGTTGGTTGTATATACTGCAACATATACATCTCCTACGGGAACTTCTTTAACACAAACTTGTGAATTTCATGTTAACGTGCAAGGAGTAAAAGCTCAAATATCTTCAATACAAAATAATACTTGTTCTTTAAACAGCGGATCAATTACTGTTTCTGCGCAATCTTCTTCTGCTTCTCCAAAATTAGAATATTCAATTAATGGAGGAACATGGATATCATTTGAGACCGGAAGCACACAAGTTACCATTGGAAATCTTGCAGTTGGCTCGTATCTGGTAAATATAAGGGACACGAGTCTAATAGGAAATTGCGAAATTATTCAACCTTTACCGGCTACTATTAACGGATCTTCTGTTGAGATGGCTGTTTCAAAAAACACTGTAGTCCCTGTAAGCTGTACGGGATCACATGATGGTTCTATAGATGTTACTGTAAGTGGAGGAACGGCTCCTTTCAGTTATCATTGGGCTGGTCCAAGTTCATTCAGTTCAAGCAGTGAAGATATTTCGGGTTTAGCTCCGGGTACTTATTCTCTCACTGTTACCGATGCTTATAATTGTGTAAAAACTTTATCAGAAAATATTCTTGAGTCTTCTGCTTTACTCGCTGTATCGGCAACATCAGTGGTTCCGGTTAGTTGCAAAGGTTCAGGTGATGGCTCTATAGATGTTACTGTTAGTGGTGGAACTGCTCCTTTCAGCTATCATTGGGCTGGTCCAAATGCATTCTCTTCTATTAGTGAAGATATTTCAGGATTAGCTCCGGGTACTTATTCTCTCACTGTTACCGATGCTTACAATTGTGCAAAAACTTTAGAAGCAAATATTCTTGAGTCTTCTGCTTTACTCGCTGTATCGGCAACATCAGTAGTTCCGGTTAGTTGCAAAGGTTCAGGTGATGGCTCGATAGATGTTACTGTTAGTGGTGGAACGGCTCCTTTCAGTTATCATTGGGCTGGTCCAAGTTCATTCAGTTCAAGCAGTGAAGATATTTCAGGGTTAGCTCCGGGTACTTATTCTCTCACTGTTACCGATGCTTATAATTGTGCAAAAACTTTAGAAGCAAATATTCTTGAGTCTTCTGCTTTACTCGCTGTATCGGCAACATCAGTGGTTCCGNNNNNNNNNNNNNNNNNNNNNNNNNNNNNNNNNNNNNNNNNNNNNNNNNNNNNNNNNNNNNNNNNNNNNNNNNNNNNNNNNNNNNNNNNNNNNNNNNNNNAGATATTTCAGGACTAGCGCCAGGTACATATTATGTTACAGTAACTGATGCTTATGGATGCATTAGGTATACATCAGCAACTATTTTGCAATCATCTGCATTGCTTGCTGTATCAGCTTCTTCAGTAGTTCCGGTTAGTTGCAAAGGTTCAGGTGATGGTTCTATAGATGTAACAGTTAGTGGTGGAACGGCTCCTTTCAGCTATCATTGGTCTGGTCCGGGTTCATTCAGTTCAAGCAGTGAAGATATTTCCGGTTTAGCTCCGGGTACTTATTCTCTCACTGTTACCGATGCTTATAATTGTGTAAAAACTTTATCAGAAAATATTCTTGAGTCTTCTGCTTTACTCGCTGTATCGGCAACATCAGTGGTTCCGGTTAGTTGCAAAGGTTCAGGTGATGGCTCTATAGATGTTACTGTTAGTGGTGGAACTGCTCCTTTCAGCTATCATTGGGCTGGTCCAAATGCATTCTCTTCTATTAGTGAAGATATTTCAGGATTAGCTCCGGGTACTTATTCTCTCACTGTTACCGATGCTTACAATTGTGCAAAAACTTTAGAAGCAAATATTCTTGAGTCTTCTGCTTTACTCGCTGTATCGATTACTTCAACAACTCCTGTAACATGTAGCGGAGGTGGAGATGGTTCAATTAACATCAGTGTATCAGGTGGAACTTTACCATATGTTTTTGTATGGAGTGGTCCGGCATCATATAGTGCTTCAACAGAAGATATTTCTGGTCTTGCACCAGGTACATATTATGTTACTGTAACTGATGCTTATAAATGTGCAAAAACTGCTTCAGCAAAAGTAGAGCAATCACCAGGAATGTTAACTCTATCTATTTCCACAATAACTCCGGTATCGTGTACAGGTAGTCATGATGGATCAATAGATTTAAGTGTATCAAATGGAACATTACCATATAACTATTCATGGTCTGGTCCGGGATCATACACTGCTTCATCAGAAGATATTTCAGGACTAGCGCCAGGTACATATTATGTTACAGTAACTGATGCTTATAAATGTGCAAAAACTGCTTCAGCAAAAGTAGAGCAATCACCAGGAATGTTAACTCTATCTATTTCCACAATAACTCCGGTATCGTGTACAGGTAGTCATGATGGATCAATAGATTTAAGTGTATCAAATGGAACATTACCATATAACTATTCATGGTCTGGTCCGGGATCATACACTGCTTCATCAGAAGATATTTCAGGACTAGCGCCAGGTACATATTATGTTACAGTAACTGATGCTTATGGATGCATTAGGTATACATCAGCAACTATTTTGCAATCATCTGCATTGCTTGCTGTATCAGCTTCTTCAGTAGTTCCGGTTAGTTGCAAAGGTTCAGGTGATGGTTCTATAGATGTAACAGTTAGTGGTGGAACGGCTCCTTTCAGCTATCATTGGTCTGGTCCGGGTTCATTCAGTTCAAGCAGTGAAGATATTTCGGGTTTAGCTCCGGGTGCATACAACCTTACCGTTACTGATGCTTACAATTGTTCTAAAACATTAGAAGTAGAAATTTTAGAACCAGAATTATTAACAATACAAGCAGAAGGTAGTTCACAGGTATCTTGCTACAATACAAATGATGGAGTTATAACAGTTACAGCAAATGGCGGAACCGGTGCTTATAGCTTTTCACTCAATGGTGGACCAATCCAAAGCTCTAATGTTTTCAACGGATTACCAAGTGGCACATATAGCATTACAGTATTCGATATCAACAATTGTTCAGCCACTACAGAAGCATTGCTCAATATCATCAACCCTCCTCTATTAGTAATATCAGCAGTAGGTAGCTCACAGGTATCCTGCCACAATTCAAATGATGGAGTAATTACAGCTACAGCAAATGGAGGAACCGGGGCTTACAGTTATTCATTAAATGGTGGACCAAATCAAAGTTCTAATGTTTTCAGTAATCTGCCTGCAGACACATATATTGTTACTGTTTATGATATTAATAATTGTTCAGCAAGCACTCCTGAAATTATAATAAACAATCCTGCAATATTAACTTTAACAGCTATTGCTTCACCACAGGTAAGCTGTTACAATGCCAGTGATGGTGTCATAACGGCTACTGCAACAGGTGGTACAGGCGCATATAGTTATTCGCTTAATGGTGGAGCAATTCAAAGTTCAAATGTATTTAGTGGTTTACCGGCAGGTACTTATATTGTAACTGTTTATGATATTAAAGGATGTTCAGCTACAGCGCCACAAATCACTATAGCCAACCCTGAAGGCTTAAAAGTAATGGCAAAAGCCAGTTTTCAGGTAAGCTGTTATAATGCAAGCGATGGTGAAATATCAGCAACAGCAAGTGGCGGTACCGGTGCATATAAATATTCTTTAAATAATGGTCCTGCACAGTTATCTAATGTATTCAAAGGTTTATCAAGTGGTAAATATATAGTATCTGTTTTCGATGCCAATAATTGTTCAGCAGCTACTCCAGAAATGATAATAAATAACCCACCATTACTAACTGCCGAAGCTATGATTTCATCGCAGATATCGTGTCATGATGTAAATGATGGAATAATAACAGTAACAGCAATGGGTGGTACCGGCACATTTAGCTACTCACTAAACGGAGGACCGGCACAAACATCAAATGTTTTCTCAGGGCTTTCTGAAGGCACATATAACATTACTGTAAATGATATCTATAATTGTTCAGCAATTACTGAATTCCCTATAGTGATAACAAACCCATCACCTATTACTATTGTTACAACAAATTCACCTCAAGTATCATGTCATGATGCAAGTGACGGATTTATTACTGCAACTGTTTCTGGTGGTACAGGCTCATACAGTTATTCAATTAATGGTGGACCATTACAAGTTTCAAATGAATTTACAGATCTAACTAGTGGAACTTATGTTTTAACTGTTTTTGATGCAAATAACTGTTCTGCTGTTTCTCCATCAATTGTAATAAACAACCCAGCTGTATTGACCATTGACGCATCTATTACATCACCCGTATTATGCCATGATCAAAGTAACGGTGTAATTAATGCAACTGCTGAAGGTGGTACAGGAATATACAGCTACTCTATTAATGAAGGACCTATTCAGAGCTCGAGTGTTTTCTCAGGTTTGTCAAGCGGAACATATGTTATTTCAGTTTTTGACGCAAATAATTGTAAAGCAACTTCACCTGAAATAACATTATTAAATCCTCAGCCGCTATCCGCAAGTGTTGCAATTACATCAGAAGTATCATGTTATAATGGATCCGATGGAGCAATTTTAGTATCATCATCAGGGGGCACTGCACCATATAGCTATTCTCTAAATGGAGAACTACCACAGGAATCTGATGTGTTCTCTGATCTTCCCGCTGGTAATTATGTTTTAACCGTATATGATAATATGGGTTGTTCTGTGGAAGTGCAGTTTGAATTATCTCAGCCGGATCAAATCAAAATTGAATTAGTTTCAGTTGTAGATGCTGACTGCACGGGGAATCTAAATGGAGCTATCGAAATATCGGCTTCAGGAGGTGAATCACCTTATACCTATAGTTGGTCGAATGGTTCATTAACACCAATGATTGAAGGACTAAGTGCCGGAAATTACACTGTAACCGTAACTGATAATAAAGGTTGCCAGAACGAATATACTAAGCAAGTTAATCCCGGACCCGTTGAGGAACAGCTTGGTTTTAGCAATGCCTTTACACCAGACGGTGATGGTATAAATGATCTCTGGGCAATCAAAAATATTGAACTTTATCCCGATAATAGCCTCGTAGTTGTAAACAGGTGGGGCAACGAAATATATTCAATAAAAGGATACCAGGGTAACTGGGATGGCAGCCAACTTACTGAAGGTACATATTTCTATATACTGAAAGTTGAAATGTGTAATGTTCAAAGGACTTTCAACGGATATATAACTATTTTAAGGTAAATCTGTGTCGAACTTAAAACTATATTGTTATGAAAACAATCACAAAAATATTAGCACTGATGCTATTTACAGCTACAGGCTACGCACAGCAAGATGCTCAATATAATCAGTATATATTTAATATGCTGGTCATAAACCCGGCATATGCTGGCACAAAGGAAGTATTCAATGCGAATGCTATTTATTCAAGTCAATGGACTGGATTTGCCGGATCTCCTACTACACAGACATTGGGTATTGATGGCCCAATAACAAACAAAATTGGAGTTGGTCTACATCTGATCAATGATAAAATCGGAGCAGAAAACCAAAATGGGATTTTCGGAAGTTACTCGTTTAAAGTAAAAATTAGTAAAACCCTTAAATTATCTATGGGTATAGCTATTGGAGCTACTAATTTTAATATCGATGGCAGCGAACTGGTAACGATAACTCCCGATGATCCGCAGGTTCCTAAATCCATGACAAACAAGTTCCGGTTTGATTCAAAAACAGGTGTCTTTTTATATA carries:
- a CDS encoding type IX secretion system membrane protein PorP/SprF, giving the protein MKTITKILALMLFTATGYAQQDAQYNQYIFNMLVINPAYAGTKEVFNANAIYSSQWTGFAGSPTTQTLGIDGPITNKIGVGLHLINDKIGAENQNGIFGSYSFKVKISKTLKLSMGIAIGATNFNIDGSELVTITPDDPQVPKSMTNKFRFDSKTGVFLYNERFFAGISCSNLTADVFKSKDLLVASQVRHYYLTSGYVFDIAPNFKFKPSFLMKEDFKAPSNIDINAFLLYNNKFWLGASIRTGAKIFTTGDLESSLRLRDAFLVMAEYNINDLFRVGYAYTYSISTLSDYPGHEFSLGYYFPNKTTSSVINPRYF
- a CDS encoding gliding motility-associated C-terminal domain-containing protein, which translates into the protein DISGLAPGTYYVTVTDAYGCIRYTSATILQSSALLAVSASSVVPVSCKGSGDGSIDVTVSGGTAPFSYHWSGPGSFSSSSEDISGLAPGTYSLTVTDAYNCVKTLSENILESSALLAVSATSVVPVSCKGSGDGSIDVTVSGGTAPFSYHWAGPNAFSSISEDISGLAPGTYSLTVTDAYNCAKTLEANILESSALLAVSITSTTPVTCSGGGDGSINISVSGGTLPYVFVWSGPASYSASTEDISGLAPGTYYVTVTDAYKCAKTASAKVEQSPGMLTLSISTITPVSCTGSHDGSIDLSVSNGTLPYNYSWSGPGSYTASSEDISGLAPGTYYVTVTDAYKCAKTASAKVEQSPGMLTLSISTITPVSCTGSHDGSIDLSVSNGTLPYNYSWSGPGSYTASSEDISGLAPGTYYVTVTDAYGCIRYTSATILQSSALLAVSASSVVPVSCKGSGDGSIDVTVSGGTAPFSYHWSGPGSFSSSSEDISGLAPGAYNLTVTDAYNCSKTLEVEILEPELLTIQAEGSSQVSCYNTNDGVITVTANGGTGAYSFSLNGGPIQSSNVFNGLPSGTYSITVFDINNCSATTEALLNIINPPLLVISAVGSSQVSCHNSNDGVITATANGGTGAYSYSLNGGPNQSSNVFSNLPADTYIVTVYDINNCSASTPEIIINNPAILTLTAIASPQVSCYNASDGVITATATGGTGAYSYSLNGGAIQSSNVFSGLPAGTYIVTVYDIKGCSATAPQITIANPEGLKVMAKASFQVSCYNASDGEISATASGGTGAYKYSLNNGPAQLSNVFKGLSSGKYIVSVFDANNCSAATPEMIINNPPLLTAEAMISSQISCHDVNDGIITVTAMGGTGTFSYSLNGGPAQTSNVFSGLSEGTYNITVNDIYNCSAITEFPIVITNPSPITIVTTNSPQVSCHDASDGFITATVSGGTGSYSYSINGGPLQVSNEFTDLTSGTYVLTVFDANNCSAVSPSIVINNPAVLTIDASITSPVLCHDQSNGVINATAEGGTGIYSYSINEGPIQSSSVFSGLSSGTYVISVFDANNCKATSPEITLLNPQPLSASVAITSEVSCYNGSDGAILVSSSGGTAPYSYSLNGELPQESDVFSDLPAGNYVLTVYDNMGCSVEVQFELSQPDQIKIELVSVVDADCTGNLNGAIEISASGGESPYTYSWSNGSLTPMIEGLSAGNYTVTVTDNKGCQNEYTKQVNPGPVEEQLGFSNAFTPDGDGINDLWAIKNIELYPDNSLVVVNRWGNEIYSIKGYQGNWDGSQLTEGTYFYILKVEMCNVQRTFNGYITILR
- the mnmE gene encoding tRNA uridine-5-carboxymethylaminomethyl(34) synthesis GTPase MnmE encodes the protein MLNEDTICAVSTPFGTGAISIIRLSGKDAFGISEKIWKSKNSNLHFNELKYHHAYLGNIFQEENIFLDEAIITLFKSPESFTTEDVVEFSCHGSIYIQHQLLQLLIRNGARAAQPGEFSLRAFLNGRIDLTQAEAIADLISSTSQSAHRLAIQQMRGGFSNEIKVLRSKLLNFSSMLELELDFSEEDVEFANRDELKNLLLDILSHISNLLESYKFGNIIKTGIPVTIVGKPNVGKSTLLNILLDEDKAIVTDIPGTTRDAIEDVMVIQGIAFRFIDTAGLREATDMIENMGIEKTYEKIEKASIVLYMFDINESSVEEIKTTITDFNKKYINQNKKLIVVANKTDILIESPKGFKDLMDLEPIFISAKRGENINILVEKLTKYASEELNNNEGNIITNSRHYESLHKAHESISRSQNALTNNSSTEFIASDIRTALHYLAEITGEVTTEEILGNIFSKFCIGK
- a CDS encoding helix-turn-helix transcriptional regulator; translated protein: MTSNQTISALIKSKRKQLKITQPQLADKAGVGLRFIREMEHGKTSLRMDKVNQVLLLFGMELGPVPVNRKKLIDEKS
- a CDS encoding HipA N-terminal domain-containing protein, giving the protein MRKAEIFMHDIPAGELLENENGYVFTYYEAYLKDLETQSVSLTLPKSSKPFESKVLFPFFDGLIPEGWLLDIAQKNWKLNQRDRMGLLLVCCHDCIGAVKVVEKNS
- a CDS encoding HipA domain-containing protein translates to MKTNKCLFCYNELDENNEMFHSACCKKIFGKPEPPELPYTEKELMELGIQVVRSQSAVTGAQPKLSLDLLKGESKGAPMRLTIVGLHGKYILKPQTETYPNLPEVEDLTMHLAEIAGIATVPHSLVQMKSGKLAYITKRIDRTDKKKIHMEDMCQLTERLTEHKYQGSYEQIGKALMKFSSNPGLDLVNFYEQVLFSFLTGNTDMHLKNFSLINLPETGYVLTPAYDMVSTALVMPSDKEELGLALNGRKKKIELSDFMKAMSSNGIPEKAQMNIVAKMEASLPSIIDFVKKSFLTKAIQQRYTKIISEKAGQLHLKIK